In one window of Temnothorax longispinosus isolate EJ_2023e chromosome 11, Tlon_JGU_v1, whole genome shotgun sequence DNA:
- the LOC139822382 gene encoding osteoclast-stimulating factor 1-like: MSVLVKPPVPPKTTWKPGKVKVVRTLCKYIAQRADELSFEEGDLLYVYDRDTDPNWWRAKCGDQKGLIPATYVEEQTEEIELPLHDAARRGNVSFLAEYLKEGISGTGLDAAGNTPLYWAARTGHLECARELLNLLNPVVNAQNKMGDTPLHVAASHGHLEMVNLLLEHDADATLKNNDGITAEELASDASIKNTIQLHQRGYDDSAHGYGEEDYNDDDSD, from the exons ATGAGTGTGCTTGTAAAACCACCTGTTCCACCTAAAACCACCTGGAAACCTG GAAAGGTAAAAGTGGTCAGGACGTTATGCAAGTATATTGCGCAACGT GCGGATGAGTTATCGTTCGAAGAAGGTGATTTACTTTACGTTTACGACAGAGATACCGATCCAAATTGGTGGAGGGCTAAGTGCGGAGATCAGAAAGGACTCATACCTGCTACTTATG TCGAGGAACAAACGGAAGAGATCGAGCTGCCGCTGCACGACGCTGCGAGACGGGGCAATGTTTCCTTCCTGGCGGAATACTTGAAGGAGGGCATAtcgggaacgggcttggatgCAGCTGGAAACACGCCGCTGTACTGGGCGGCACGCACTGGCCATTTAGAATGTGCGAGAGAGCTCCTGAATCTGCTAAATCCCGTAGTAAACGCTCAA AATAAAATGGGTGACACGCCATTGCACGTAGCAGCGAGTCACGGACATTTGGAGATGGTGAATTTATTGTTGGAGCACGATGCCGATGCGACATTGAAGAATAATGACGGTATCACCGCGGAGGAATTGGCTTCCGACGCGTCTATCAAAAACACGATACAACTGCATCAACGCGGATATGATGATAGTGCACATGGATACGGCGAAGAAGATTATAACGATGACGATAGCGATTGA
- the Samtor gene encoding S-adenosylmethionine sensor upstream of mTORC1 isoform X2 has product MQKLAVKCWADNNSDLRSGTYCRMEWIKAQCKEYFLNGGREKYNKRERDINAKMTLSSVGPSVEGRTRENNPSGTANGLRDSSERRISVLDVGSCYNPLSIDDAFDVTAIDLTPTVEEVYRCDFLNVAIGGEKILSRDTREIRQLPADFYDSVVFSLLLEYLPCPEQRYACCGNAYDVLKSGGILIVASPDSKHVGANAKLMRSWRYALSRMGFMRIKYEKLRHIHCLVFRKCVRKDVAIRWSKLQRFSEADRRYACETKIFIPQDFQATRSKEEREKLEYEETDLASAFSELPFDNETST; this is encoded by the coding sequence ATGCAAAAATTGGCCGTCAAGTGCTGGGCGGATAACAACTCAGATTTGAGAAGCGGAACGTACTGCAGAATGGAATGGATAAAAGCCCAGTGCAAGGAATACTTTCTCAACGGTGGTAGAGAGAAATACAATAAGAGAGAGCGAGATATAAACGCTAAAATGACTCTCTCTTCGGTGGGGCCTAGTGTCGAGGGTCGAACGCGTGAGAACAACCCGAGCGGTACGGCAAATGGATTGCGAGATTCTTCTGAACGGAGAATATCGGTGCTGGATGTAGGAAGCTGCTACAATCCTCTGAGTATCGACGATGCGTTCGACGTCACCGCGATAGATCTAACGCCCACGGTGGAGGAGGTCTATCGATGCGACTTTTTGAACGTCGCGATCGGAGGGGAGAAGATCCTCTCGCGTGACACGCGGGAGATTCGTCAATTGCCGGCGGATTTCTACGACTCCGTCGTGTTCTCCCTGTTGCTGGAGTACCTGCCGTGTCCGGAGCAGAGATACGCGTGCTGCGGGAACGCGTACGACGTGTTGAAAAGCGGCGGCATCCTGATCGTCGCGAGCCCGGACTCGAAGCACGTTGGCGCGAACGCGAAACTGATGAGGTCCTGGAGGTACGCGCTGAGCCGTATGGGATTCATGAGGATCAAGTACGAGAAACTTCGTCATATTCACTGCCTGGTGTTTAGGAAGTGCGTGCGCAAGGACGTAGCGATAAGGTGGTCCAAGCTGCAGCGCTTTTCCGAGGCCGACAGGAGGTACGCGTGCGAGACGAAGATTTTTATCCCGCAGGACTTTCAGGCTACCCGTTCTAAGGAGGAGCGAGAAAAGTTGGAGTACGAGGAAACTGATTTAGCGAGCGCTTTCTCCGAATTGCCGTTCGATAATGAAACGTCAACGTGA
- the Grip75 gene encoding gamma-tubulin complex component 4 isoform X1 — protein MLHEILLSLWGCSTSVSQIIEADSVDLDKYLHPGERALLNKILDVVKECNVVRNFIHAVSSEDAKEYVAPGLYIRALCDGMDQALEPFREEIIELENTVLNNRHTPLSLILCSVEKYTCLFSVLHSIIREIRTQKLHGCKLLQCLHQRMHTGIPEINATLELMAHSVHIVFYKHLTSWLLYGHLEDIHTEFFIQKSLDCEKPSTHEDGKNDIDARESINGKKIDVDMWDYTVQMDMLPSYIRPSLANKILTIGQTVIMFGNDPRQKKDFSLISKTENSVWGDKEYEYFRKLQNLQAKSVFNIVEFDRTINELKQCVTELLWHVAVEEAQLMQQLRLVKEFFLMGRGDLFLEFIKLTAHVLNKAPTSHTSRDINLAFQMALRRMHLNDESAIDSFNFVVPVPPSENEDADTDATDLPDNERQDPNEKRGWGMITLKYKVVWPLHLLFNPAVLNDYNTLFRFLLRVKKTQIDLWNLWSEHMHHKNIDIGVIQLRNNLIFIVDNLQYYLQVDVLESQYTVMEASMKNTRNFEDIQKAHSVFLANVMSQTFLLGNGTGKKNPVNKLIHLLLRLCDDFILQASMWEVGNLLLTEKEELKTLCETLDSVMDWLTKTLNRVRAQPSGEHLARLLLRLDFNRWFSKKV, from the exons atgttgcaCGAGATCTTGTTGTCACTTTGGGGATGTTCGACCAGTGTGTCGCAGATAATAGAGGCAGAT TCCGTAGATCTCGATAAATACTTACATCCCGGCGAACGAGCGCTGCTCAATAAGATATTGGACGTTGTGAAGGAATGCAACGTTGTACGAAACTTCATACACGCAGTAAGCAGCGAGGATGCGAAAG AATATGTCGCGCCCGGTCTGTACATACGTGCTCTGTGCGACGGAATGGATCAAGCGCTGGAGCCGTTTCgcgaagaaataattgaattggAGAACACAGTCTTGAACAACCGTCACACCCCGCTGTCGCTGATTCTCTGCAGcgttgaaaaatatacttgtctATTTTCCGTACTGCATTCCATCATCCGTGAG ATTCGTACGCAGAAGCTCCATGGTTGTAAATTGTTGCAGTGTTTACATCAGCGTATGCATACCGGCATACCCGAGATCAACGCCACTTTGGAATT GATGGCCCATTCCGTTCACATTGTTTTCTACAAGCATCTAACGAGCTGGCTCTTGTATGGGCATCTGGAGGATATTCACAcagaatttttcatacaaaaatCATTGGATTGCGAGAAACCTTCGACGCATGAGGATGGAAAGAACGATATTGATGCACGTGAATCGATAAACGGCAAGAAAATTGATGTCGATATGTGGGACTATACTGTCCAGATGGACATGCTTCCGTCTTATATCAGGCCGTCGCTGGCAAATAAAATCCTGACCATCGGTCAAACTGTCATTATGTTTGGGAATGACCCCAGACAGaagaaag ATTTCAGCCTGATATCCAAGACAGAAAATTCCGTGTGGGGCGACAAAGAGTACGAGTACTTCAGGAAACTTCAGAATCTCCAGGCGAAGTCTGTTTTTAACATTGTCGAGTTTGACCGCACGATCAACGAATTGAAACAGTGCGTGACCGAGCTTCTGTGGCACGTGGCCGTCGAAGAGGCGCAGCTGATGCAGCAGCTCAGACTGGTGAAAGAATTCTTCCTGATGGGACGCGGCGATCTCTTCTTAGAATTCATCAAGCTCACGGCGCACGTTCTGAATAAGGCACCCACGAGTCATACATCCAGGGACATTAATCTCGCGTTTCAAATGGCGCTGAGGAGGATGCATCTAAACGACGAAAGCGCTATCGACAGCTTTAACTTCGTGGTGCCCGTGCCACCTTCTGAAAACGAGGACGCCGACACGGACGCCACCGATCTCCCCGATAACGAAAGGCAAGATCCTAATG agAAACGCGGATGGGGTATGATCACGTTGAAGTACAAAGTTGTTTGGCCATTGCATCTGTTGTTCAATCCAGCCGTGCTGAACGATTACAACACTTTGTTTCGCTTCCTATTAAGAGTTAAAAAGACGCAGATAGACTTGTGGAATCTCTGGAGCGAGCACATGCATCACAAGaacat TGACATCGGCGTGATCCaattgagaaataatttgatCTTCATCGTCGACAACTTACAGTATTATCTGCAAGTAGACGTGCTGGAAAGTCAATATACTGTAATGGAAGCGAGTATGAAGAACACACGGAATTTTGAGGATATACAGAAGGCGCATTCTGTATTTCTGGCTAACGTCATGTCGCAAACCTTTTTGCTAGGCAATGGAACAGGAAAAAAGAATCCc gTAAACAAGTTGATACATCTTTTGCTACGGCTGTGCGACGATTTCATCTTACAAGCGTCCATGTGGGAGGTCGGCAATTTGCTCTTAACGGAGAAAGAAGAGCTCAAAACGTTATGCGAGACGCTCGACAGCGTAATGGACTGGTTGACAAAGACATTGAATAGAGTGCGTGCACAGCCCAGTGGAGAGCACTTGGCTCGATTGCTATTGAGATTAGATTTCAACAGATGGTTCAGTAAAAAGGTTTGA
- the Cd98hc gene encoding amino acid transporter heavy chain SLC3A1 — protein MERGRARDLIGAAAAAAAAEGTPSPSPVVATFRSGEILATEHRNDQQQHPDNNAVVVMGKQNGEDLDQDAQERMLKEDSAAKIAIEKEEKDEKATEVKFISENGDAKIDIEMVKAVLSGMGKEELMKFANDPFWVKLRWALFIVFWLIWAAMLAGAIAIIVMAPKCAAPEPKKLWEESAIVELDVSEYNLNLDILDDLKSQHIRAISLSSLVKESANGGTIDFKAIKPNLGNISDLENFVKVAKEKDQQIFLELDPNHSSVEHSWFKKSVLRQEPFTSYYVWADGIIGSDGGKERRNPPNNWLSVYGGSAWEWNEQRRQYYLHQFNKSQPDLNYTNPAVVTEFKDVLTHWLKLGISGFRLANTQYLTEDPELRDESRSILPVEPNSYQSLVHVHTRDRSENAAVLSKWQEVVRNETAGKGLFALQDDIGADILQVYNEKTTIDLPQSSHFLTNANASINATDLRKSISQWLAVTPWPAWNVNGKQRSLRQRMPKDVADSIVLMTMLLPGTPILREEDVMSAKDAFATLSSARSSLTFLHGNTTLRIVNGTVLVYARVKSGNPGYLVAYQTGDEPAVINLSGIPRISEEINVVAHSPNYDQNTELMKTKLPSDAVPISPKSTLILTFVPKES, from the exons ATGGAGAGGGGGAGAGCACGCGATTTGATcggcgccgcggccgcggccgcggccgcagAGGGGACGCCGTCGCCATCGCCAGTCGTTGCTACGTTCAGGTCGGGGGAGATTCTTGCGACCGAGCACCGTAACGATCAGCAGCAACACCCGGACAATAACGCCGTCGTCGTCATGGGCAAGCAGAATGGCGAGGATCTGGATCAGGACGCGCAGGAGCGGATGCTGAAGGAGGACAGCGCCGCGAAGATCGCGAtcgagaaggaggagaaggacgAGAAGGCCACCGAG GTGAAGTTTATCTCGGAGAATGGCGACGCCAAGATCGACATCGAGATGGTGAAGGCGGTGCTATCTGGAATGGGGAAGGAGGAATTGATGAAATTTGCAAACGATCCATTCTGGGTGAAATTGAGATGGGCCTTGTTCATCGTCTTCTGGCTGATATGGGCAGCCATGTTGGCCGGTGCCATAGCGATCATCGTGATGGCGCCAAAATGCGCCGCTCCTGAGCCGAAGAAACTGTGGGAGGAGAGCGCAATTGTTGAATTGGACGTCTCGGAATATAATCTCAACTTGGATATACTGGACGATTTGAAAAGTCAACATATCAGGGCCATATCTCTCTCGTCCTTGGTGAAGGAAAGCGCGAACG GAGGAACCATAGATTTTAAAGCCATCAAGCCGAATTTGGGAAACATCAGCGATTTGGAAAATTTCGTTAAAGTGGCAAAGGAGAAGGACCAACAAATCTTTTTGGAGTTGGATCCCAACCATTCCTCCGTGGAGCATTCGtggtttaaaaaatctgtactGAGACAGGAGCCATTCACGTCCTATTACGTCTGGGCTGATGGAATAATCGGTTCTGACGGTGGAAAAGAAAGACGAAATCCTCCGAATAATTGG TTGAGCGTGTACGGCGGATCCGCGTGGGAATGGAACGAACAAAGGCGTCAATATTACCTTCATCAGTTCAACAAGTCGCAACCTGATCTGAATTACACCAACCCGGCAGTGGTGACAGAATTTAAA GACGTCTTGACTCACTGGCTGAAATTAGGCATTAGCGGTTTTCGCTTGGCAAACACGCAGTATCTGACGGAAGATCCGGAGCTGCGCGACGAATCCAGGAGCATTCTTCCCGTAGAACCGAACAGTTATCAGTCGCTAGTGCACGTTCACACGCGCGATCGTTCGGAGAACGCTGCGGTATTGTCGAAATGGCAAGAAGTGGTTCGCAACGAAACTGCTGGCAAAGG GTTGTTTGCGTTGCAAGATGACATTGGCGCGGACATCTTGCAAGTTTATAACGAAAAGACGACGATTGATCTACCGCAGAGTTCGCACTTCCTCACTAATGCCAACGCGAGCATAAACGCGACGGACTTGCGTAAAAGTATATCGCAATGGCTTGCCGTCACGCCGTGGCCTGCGTGGAAT GTGAATGGCAAACAGCGTTCCTTGAGGCAACGCATGCCTAAAGACGTCGCCGATAGTATCGTGTTAATGACCATGTTACTACCGGGCACGCCGATTCTTCGAGAAGAGGACGTCATGTCCGCGAAGGATGCGTTCGCAACCTTGTCGAGTGCCCGAAGTAGTCTAACGTTCCTTCACGGGAATACGACTCTCAGAATAGTAAACGGGACTGTCCTCGTATACGCGAG gGTAAAAAGTGGCAATCCCGGATATCTCGTGGCGTATCAGACAGGAGACGAACCAGCCGTCATCAACCTGTCCGGAATACCGCGGATATCGGAAGAAATCAACGTGGTCGCGCATAGTCCCAACTATGACCAAAATACGGAATTAATGAA GACGAAATTACCGTCGGATGCTGTGCCCATATCACCGAAAAGCACACTGATTTTAACATTTGTACCGAAGGAGTCTTAA
- the Grip75 gene encoding gamma-tubulin complex component 4 isoform X2, whose amino-acid sequence MQRCTKLHTRKYVAPGLYIRALCDGMDQALEPFREEIIELENTVLNNRHTPLSLILCSVEKYTCLFSVLHSIIREIRTQKLHGCKLLQCLHQRMHTGIPEINATLELMAHSVHIVFYKHLTSWLLYGHLEDIHTEFFIQKSLDCEKPSTHEDGKNDIDARESINGKKIDVDMWDYTVQMDMLPSYIRPSLANKILTIGQTVIMFGNDPRQKKDFSLISKTENSVWGDKEYEYFRKLQNLQAKSVFNIVEFDRTINELKQCVTELLWHVAVEEAQLMQQLRLVKEFFLMGRGDLFLEFIKLTAHVLNKAPTSHTSRDINLAFQMALRRMHLNDESAIDSFNFVVPVPPSENEDADTDATDLPDNERQDPNEKRGWGMITLKYKVVWPLHLLFNPAVLNDYNTLFRFLLRVKKTQIDLWNLWSEHMHHKNIDIGVIQLRNNLIFIVDNLQYYLQVDVLESQYTVMEASMKNTRNFEDIQKAHSVFLANVMSQTFLLGNGTGKKNPVNKLIHLLLRLCDDFILQASMWEVGNLLLTEKEELKTLCETLDSVMDWLTKTLNRVRAQPSGEHLARLLLRLDFNRWFSKKV is encoded by the exons ATGCAACGTTGTACGAAACTTCATACACGCA AATATGTCGCGCCCGGTCTGTACATACGTGCTCTGTGCGACGGAATGGATCAAGCGCTGGAGCCGTTTCgcgaagaaataattgaattggAGAACACAGTCTTGAACAACCGTCACACCCCGCTGTCGCTGATTCTCTGCAGcgttgaaaaatatacttgtctATTTTCCGTACTGCATTCCATCATCCGTGAG ATTCGTACGCAGAAGCTCCATGGTTGTAAATTGTTGCAGTGTTTACATCAGCGTATGCATACCGGCATACCCGAGATCAACGCCACTTTGGAATT GATGGCCCATTCCGTTCACATTGTTTTCTACAAGCATCTAACGAGCTGGCTCTTGTATGGGCATCTGGAGGATATTCACAcagaatttttcatacaaaaatCATTGGATTGCGAGAAACCTTCGACGCATGAGGATGGAAAGAACGATATTGATGCACGTGAATCGATAAACGGCAAGAAAATTGATGTCGATATGTGGGACTATACTGTCCAGATGGACATGCTTCCGTCTTATATCAGGCCGTCGCTGGCAAATAAAATCCTGACCATCGGTCAAACTGTCATTATGTTTGGGAATGACCCCAGACAGaagaaag ATTTCAGCCTGATATCCAAGACAGAAAATTCCGTGTGGGGCGACAAAGAGTACGAGTACTTCAGGAAACTTCAGAATCTCCAGGCGAAGTCTGTTTTTAACATTGTCGAGTTTGACCGCACGATCAACGAATTGAAACAGTGCGTGACCGAGCTTCTGTGGCACGTGGCCGTCGAAGAGGCGCAGCTGATGCAGCAGCTCAGACTGGTGAAAGAATTCTTCCTGATGGGACGCGGCGATCTCTTCTTAGAATTCATCAAGCTCACGGCGCACGTTCTGAATAAGGCACCCACGAGTCATACATCCAGGGACATTAATCTCGCGTTTCAAATGGCGCTGAGGAGGATGCATCTAAACGACGAAAGCGCTATCGACAGCTTTAACTTCGTGGTGCCCGTGCCACCTTCTGAAAACGAGGACGCCGACACGGACGCCACCGATCTCCCCGATAACGAAAGGCAAGATCCTAATG agAAACGCGGATGGGGTATGATCACGTTGAAGTACAAAGTTGTTTGGCCATTGCATCTGTTGTTCAATCCAGCCGTGCTGAACGATTACAACACTTTGTTTCGCTTCCTATTAAGAGTTAAAAAGACGCAGATAGACTTGTGGAATCTCTGGAGCGAGCACATGCATCACAAGaacat TGACATCGGCGTGATCCaattgagaaataatttgatCTTCATCGTCGACAACTTACAGTATTATCTGCAAGTAGACGTGCTGGAAAGTCAATATACTGTAATGGAAGCGAGTATGAAGAACACACGGAATTTTGAGGATATACAGAAGGCGCATTCTGTATTTCTGGCTAACGTCATGTCGCAAACCTTTTTGCTAGGCAATGGAACAGGAAAAAAGAATCCc gTAAACAAGTTGATACATCTTTTGCTACGGCTGTGCGACGATTTCATCTTACAAGCGTCCATGTGGGAGGTCGGCAATTTGCTCTTAACGGAGAAAGAAGAGCTCAAAACGTTATGCGAGACGCTCGACAGCGTAATGGACTGGTTGACAAAGACATTGAATAGAGTGCGTGCACAGCCCAGTGGAGAGCACTTGGCTCGATTGCTATTGAGATTAGATTTCAACAGATGGTTCAGTAAAAAGGTTTGA
- the Use1 gene encoding vesicle transport protein USE1 → MTQMTRLEINVKRLLTRCELIAKDDPNKDWKLEKYILSLDDMMKELQNLPNKPPKDTMMGYVKRIDFLKGVINAMKLSNPVERVIAAQLLSKSSASTNNSASTNITTQIHQKTVAKYNRELRAELFHSGKDANKDGVRQRLTGSNVQDDDLDAILKYNRNIQEKIAENMLSMTSTMKEHALAASAIIKKDIGMLEMSDKLTDVNAVKLKKESLKLEEHTKSKWRCWVWLMIAFVLIVFFNMVLFMKVARKKI, encoded by the exons ATGACTCAAATGACCAGGCTGGAAATCAACGTCAAGCGGCTCCTAACGCGTTGCGAGCTGATAGCGAAGGATGATCCGAACAAGGATTGGAAACTCGAGAAA taCATACTTTCTCTGGATGACATGATGAAGGAGCTGCAAAATTTACCAAA TAAACCACCCAAGGATACCATGATGGGCTACGTCAAACGGATAGATTTCCTGAAAGGAGTAATAAATGCGATGAAGTTGTCGAACCCGGTGGAGAGGGTGATCGCCGCGCAATTGCTATCGAAAAGTTCAGCGTCCACCAACAATTCCGCCAGTACGAATATCACAACGCAGATACATCAGAAGACAGTCGCCAAGTACAATCGAGAATTACGGGCGGAATTATTCCACAGCGGCAAAG ACGCGAATAAGGATGGCGTGCGACAGAGATTAACGGGCTCTAATGTCCAGGACGACGATCTCGACGCTATTTTGAAGTACAATCGTAACATCCAGGAGAAGATTGCCGAAAACATGCTCTCGATGACCAGCACTATGAAGGAACACGCGTTAGCGGCGAGCGCCATCATAAAAAAGGATATCGGCATGCTGGAAATGTCCGACAAATTGACCGATGTAAACGCTGTGAAATTAAAGAAGGAATCCCTAAAGTTGGAAGAGCACACCAAGTCGAAATGGAGATGCTGGGTATGGCTCATGATCGCCTTCGTTCTGATTGTGTTCTTCA ATATGGTGTTATTTATGAAAGTGGCAAGAAAGAAGATTTAG
- the Samtor gene encoding S-adenosylmethionine sensor upstream of mTORC1 isoform X1, translating into MATEEHKRLADIVKGTHALLRAECHQYGAEIAWKRHLARNDVLQEYAASMQKLAVKCWADNNSDLRSGTYCRMEWIKAQCKEYFLNGGREKYNKRERDINAKMTLSSVGPSVEGRTRENNPSGTANGLRDSSERRISVLDVGSCYNPLSIDDAFDVTAIDLTPTVEEVYRCDFLNVAIGGEKILSRDTREIRQLPADFYDSVVFSLLLEYLPCPEQRYACCGNAYDVLKSGGILIVASPDSKHVGANAKLMRSWRYALSRMGFMRIKYEKLRHIHCLVFRKCVRKDVAIRWSKLQRFSEADRRYACETKIFIPQDFQATRSKEEREKLEYEETDLASAFSELPFDNETST; encoded by the exons ATGGCGACGGAGGAGCATAAACGCTTGGCTGACATCGTGAAGGGAACTCACGCCTTGTTACGCGCCGAGTGTCATCAGTATGGTGCCGAGATCGCGTGGAAGCGCCATTTGGCGCGAAACGACGTTTTGCAG GAGTATGCCGCGTCGATGCAAAAATTGGCCGTCAAGTGCTGGGCGGATAACAACTCAGATTTGAGAAGCGGAACGTACTGCAGAATGGAATGGATAAAAGCCCAGTGCAAGGAATACTTTCTCAACGGTGGTAGAGAGAAATACAATAAGAGAGAGCGAGATATAAACGCTAAAATGACTCTCTCTTCGGTGGGGCCTAGTGTCGAGGGTCGAACGCGTGAGAACAACCCGAGCGGTACGGCAAATGGATTGCGAGATTCTTCTGAACGGAGAATATCGGTGCTGGATGTAGGAAGCTGCTACAATCCTCTGAGTATCGACGATGCGTTCGACGTCACCGCGATAGATCTAACGCCCACGGTGGAGGAGGTCTATCGATGCGACTTTTTGAACGTCGCGATCGGAGGGGAGAAGATCCTCTCGCGTGACACGCGGGAGATTCGTCAATTGCCGGCGGATTTCTACGACTCCGTCGTGTTCTCCCTGTTGCTGGAGTACCTGCCGTGTCCGGAGCAGAGATACGCGTGCTGCGGGAACGCGTACGACGTGTTGAAAAGCGGCGGCATCCTGATCGTCGCGAGCCCGGACTCGAAGCACGTTGGCGCGAACGCGAAACTGATGAGGTCCTGGAGGTACGCGCTGAGCCGTATGGGATTCATGAGGATCAAGTACGAGAAACTTCGTCATATTCACTGCCTGGTGTTTAGGAAGTGCGTGCGCAAGGACGTAGCGATAAGGTGGTCCAAGCTGCAGCGCTTTTCCGAGGCCGACAGGAGGTACGCGTGCGAGACGAAGATTTTTATCCCGCAGGACTTTCAGGCTACCCGTTCTAAGGAGGAGCGAGAAAAGTTGGAGTACGAGGAAACTGATTTAGCGAGCGCTTTCTCCGAATTGCCGTTCGATAATGAAACGTCAACGTGA